AAAATTATGTGAAAATGGTAAAGAAGGTTTTGTTTGTAAGatgacaatgaaaaaaaataattttgaggcacttaataaattacattaaaatatttttaaaggtatatatgtaaatataagtgCCATTGTTTTATGAGATCAGCAGTGCAAAAAGACACAATTCAATTGCAAATACAttcataattataaaatattgagGATGGTCATTTATGAGGCCAAAAAGACAAATTCATCAGTACATCAACACAGAGGGctatataaatgaattaaaagGGCGAGAGGGCTTTCCAAGTAAGCCGTGAagtgctttttttattgaaacaagaaTGCCAAAAACAGATTATCTAAAACTCTAAATATTTAATTACAAGGGGTGCAGAGGGTTGAGTTTAATACTAATCTGGCATGTAACCCCCAGGCCATGACATACTGtagttttggaatatattttgaaATCACTGTAATTCCACCATGCATCATACTGTTCTAATTTCACTATTACTTCACATGTTTTTACTCTATTTTCCCGTTCCACATGGAATGTACTTTTAGCTCATATTCTCTATTgaatacctactgtatattgcattTCTATCTTTGTATTTGCAGACTATGAGACAATCAGGAAAGGTGGTCTCATCTTTGCGGCAATAGCCTTTGTGGTTGGAATGCTGATTATTTTCAGTGAGTACTGATATCTGTTAAAACTTCTGTCTACCTgtctaatagttacatagttcttttttaaaattatctttaTAATGGCCCAACAGTAAACGTATTTCAGAATGGCTTTGACTTTAATATTGGAGCAGATAATGGAGCTTATTAACCACTACAGAGAATATAAAAGAAGGTGTCAGGCTACTAGTAGACAGGCTACTAGTGGAAGGCTACTAGTAGACTacttgtagtaataataataataaagcataatACTAAGAGATGGGAATAACAGTAATCCCCTTACCCTTATGTATGTTATTAtgtaacaaataaatgtatttatttcttgaAAGCATAAGGCATAAAGCTAGCATTCTATGTCATTCTCACCCTGTCAGGTGGCAGATTCCGTTGTGGGAGGAAAAAGCAACTAAGGTAAGTTCCCTTCATTAATTTCTTGGTTTTGTAATTCCAAGTACATTGCTTCCACTGTGTTCACACTGATGATTTTCACTTAAGTAGAAGCCAAGTGAACTAATATCCCCATGTCTCCACAGAGCCCTCAACGACGATATGTGATAGTGTGGATAACCTTGAACATCTAGGCTGGTGAGATGAAAACAATCTCTAGCACCAAACTATCtgtgttctatctatctatctatctatctatctagtatctatctatccacaTATTGGGGAGCAAAGAATACAGCTTTCACTCAATCAAAGTGACAAAATGTAACAGTTGAAGATGAAATACCAAGAAATGTTTAGAATAATAGACCTTTAGGTTGGAGTGTTTTCTGAATGCTTATCAGTACAGATAGATAATCgattttttaaacaggtgataaAGGGACTGTGATTATAGCTTTATAGGCTCCCATTATCACATGGAAAAATAGCGTTTTGGTATATGATGCTTATATACAACCCTTGAGTAAGGGGTAAAATGCAAAAATCCACCATTTTACACCAAGgtcaaacactactatagttcatataaacaagctgctgtgtagcaatggtggaaatttaaaaaaaggctatttggcacaggttaaatagcggataacaccattatgttctacagagtttatcttctgtgtaacctgagccttttctcctttgaatggctgcccccccttgctacacagcagcatatttatataaacaatagtagtgtttctgaagcaaacacaacaattttaccagtgcagggcaacactgcattatatttgtattactttaaaacacttattttttgatgttactgttcctttaagaatgggTCTGTGTTGCAGCTGTGCCGTGCCTTGCAGGCTGCATCAAAATCCCCTGCCACAATAGCTCTGTAATTGAACACTAATTGGTGAGATTTTGTGCCCCATAGTGCTTGTGGCAGAgatttcataaatgacccctatagtctttataatatcacacacacacatggaagAAAAATCCTGTCAGTTTCCACTTGCATGAGAAGAATAGTAAAACGCTATTGTTAAAGTTGGGGAAGTATGCATCATGTATGTTTTCAGTTAGAAATAGAGTAACTGGCCAATAAATTGTCACTAATATTTAAAATGCCCCTGGTCAGAATTTTGGTGACATCAGTCACTATTACCTGATTATCGTCTCCAGAAACTCCTAGATAATGACATACATTTTGCTTTCCACACCAGGTTGCAGATGGAAGATGTGTACATCTCAGATCCAAAAACCAGTGACAATCTAATGCTCCTTGCTTACAAGGATTTCAGTcaagatgtataaaaaaaattcattcttCTGTAAACAAGAACCACTATTTTGTATACAGGACTTTTGCTGCGTTGCCTCATTCAGATGCCTCTTTTCTAAAACTGCCTGACTTTGCCATGCCTAAGAATTTTTAAATTATCTAACAAAATAGCCCTCATACCTACAAAGTCTCTATGCAATGACGTGCCTTCTGACTAAAGATTTTACTTGGATtttattggacctgttattcaaaatgctttggacaataggtttctggataaaagcaTTCCCATGATGTGAGGAAGCATACtatatgcctataaaaatattTGAGAGCTGATTTATGAAAGTGTTACACTGACTGCACCAGCAAAGTTAACCagaacaaccaatcaaatatttgctttcattgtttaagTTGTACTAGATTGATAGCCTGTTGCTATGggaactgcactggtgcaatttagcacctatgttagtaaacaAACCTTTCCAGCATAAATGGAGAAAAGAGTCCAAAACATGTTGCATTTCTAAGACTGACTACTGCATTCCaacttttctgattattttattttacacttttatatTACACTTATATTTGCAGACACTCTAAATGATATTTTGTCACAAACAGGTGAGAGCTGGGGTTGCTTGTTATTACTATGTGAGGCTTTGTAGAAAGTGAGAACCCCTGCTCTAGAGTACAATAATCTGTATTATGTAAGCAGAACATTCAGGCTTAAACGATCATGTTTAAGATACAATCTGTATAACTTTACAAGCTATAGTATCCTTGCATTTACAACTTACATCCTCTGAGTTGTATTGCTGattgtgcacaaaatattttgttagCCTTTGCATATTATGAGGAGCTGTTCAAACAAttgttccttttccttctttcgCTTTAAAAGGAATTTGAAGGACTCATACTGTAATCTAGATGCATTTGCACATCTgctagttatactgtatattgaattatTAAAGGAGGCTGTGTTCTCAAACTGTGTCAATTGAATTATGTGACATGAGTCTATTTGAACCTCAGAGAAAAGTATTCTGTGAGAGAAGAGATGAAATAATAGGTTGTCACAAAGTACTAGCCTTTCAGAAATCTTTTCTTCATCACAGAAAACAAGCAAGGTGATTATGGTTCCTAGAAatcaaaaaatatacaaaaatttatTAGAGAATATGAACAGTGGGAAAGACAAGACCAGTCAGGAAGACAACAGAAGATGCTTAGTGACTCAGTCACCGACTTCTATTGATAGTGGATCATGAAAATGAGTTAGAGAAATTGATGAAGACTAAGGAACATTTTGATAGTGATTGAATATAGCTCAGATAAGTATGCACTAAAGCTGAAATCAGTTGGTGGGAGTCAGCCTCACAGCAAAATGATATGGCAACAGCCCAATGTGACAGGCCTTTGCCAGACTTCTAAGTGAAGACTCACTAATACTGGATCTTGGTTACCTTTAATATTGtgcttttaatgaaaataattcagatgtagtgatgggcgaatttattcgccaggcgcgaattcgcggcgaatttgtgcgattcgcgtccagcgaataaattcgcgaaacgcccgcgaaaattcgccgaaaaaattcgccggcgtcaaaaaattttttttcaaaaaacggacgccggcgtcaaaaacgagacgccggcgccgtttcgctaatttttcgccgtttcgcgaattccgcgcgaaattcgcgaatttttcggcgaagcgaaacggcgcaaattcgcccatcactattcagatgTATTAAATAACTGGGGAATCCAGCAGTTTCATCAaaatgcctatttattaaaacattccctgccattttttatgaaaatgttcctgacagtcaggaaaaaTCTTCAAAAATGAAACAACCAGTCAGAGGGTTTTAAGGTAATAGCTGGGTTTGGGTGCACTTCAGCAGAGGGAGTTTGCACCACAAATCATCAGGCTGGCACATACCGGACAAATGTAGTAGAAAACCAGGAGCCATAGATAAACAATTAAGAAGGGGTTAACACAGTCACCAGAGGATAATTAATGAAAGCCTATGATCCAGGGAATCTTATTAAAATAGGAGAAATAAATGAtgcaaaatacaggaaaatgaTGCAAGATACAGTAGCCTGTCTCATTGTGCTGATGATCTTCTGGCAAGACTAAGACCCCAAACAAGAGTTGAAAGTAACATTGTAGtcagggctggaattaggggtaggcaaaaaGGAACAAGCCTAGTGGTGCTAGACTAGAGTggaacttaaaataaaaaaaccacacacacacacacaacgttCTAAAATGGCCCTGATCATTTCATAAAATACAGGAATATGGACCTGGATCATAACacttgaatagagaactggctgtgCTACCACAGGTGACACATTTTCACTGACGTGACTCATTGTGCATTGAGCTTGTACATTATTATTTCTTCAAAACTGTATCTTTGTGCATCCCCTTGCGTTTGTTACAGTCTGCTACAGTGTATgtcaatttttgtttttgaaattgaGGATACTGCCTGTGCATTGCTGTAATTGCGTgtcacttatgggcagatttatcaagggtcgaagtgaaaattcaaattagaatttttgagtttatttatggCCAGAcatgtcaaatttgactagggaattgttaaaattagattttagttttttgaaaaaattcgaattcgattttcgagatttatgatgcatttgccctttaagaacttgaattcaaatattcgccacctaaaacctgctgaattgctgtttttagtcaatgggacatgtcctgggatcaatttggagttgtttgcagccttcctgacattcgagttttcgggtcaatcctaCACACCGAATTtggaaaatttgatttgtttaataaatttcgagttctaaattcgacccttgataaatcttccccttaatgttATCATGCACGTAAGTTTGCTGCATTTATATGTCATTAAGCGTGTATATACAAATCTCTTTACTTGAGTATATGAATGGCTTCTTCTGGAAGATATGTGTCTCCTTTAAACCACAAAGATATATATCTTGCCAAATATCTCTGAGCCCTTTTGCATATAACTTATCATAACTAACATATCTCTAAagaccatttataaggatataattcacaggatattcatggttcttgtgtataatatacatatttacacaaTTCCGATATCCATCTCTCCCCTCCAGCTGAAGTAGTCAGTTTTCTCTATTTTTCACACTCCTCCTAATTAGGTGGCATTGCGCGCGCGTGTGTGTGAAACCCCACTAGTCAAATACGTCTTTCGGAACTCTTTATACCCTGGCATATACTTCATAATGGACTGTACTTGTTGAGGCCTATGTTTCAAGCTTTCTGTAAATGATTTACTCCAGATTAACCATATAAAATATGTTGTAAAGTTACCACCATCTCCAGGGCCTTCATGGAAAATAGATGTtctataatttaattattttgcacTGACTTTGCAGGCGCAAAGACCCTTGTCAGAAATATGCCATGTGCAGGCAGCATGTTAAAGcacaaatacctttaataaatgtcatcAGCAACTACCCATTTTTTAACCACCAGCAACTGAGGTTTTAATGACTCCCAAATGTCATTAATGGTTATAGGTCTCTGCAAGCATTACTGCTATATAAACAACTTCTAAGGGAAAAAATAGCATAACTACTATTCAAATGCATGCATGTGACAAAGACCTCAACATATGATGAACTCTGGTCTATAAGGTTTCTAAACAATATCAAATGACATGGAAAGAATTTAGTTTGTGATTTGTGTTAGATGAAAGAAtgaaactatgaggaaagacagaGGTtattttccctggaaaaaaaggcgcttgtgaggggacatgattacactttataagtacattagaggacattatagacaaatagcagggggcatttttacccatatagaggatcaccgtac
This sequence is a window from Xenopus laevis strain J_2021 chromosome 7S, Xenopus_laevis_v10.1, whole genome shotgun sequence. Protein-coding genes within it:
- the fxyd2.S gene encoding sodium/potassium-transporting ATPase subunit gamma, which encodes MADAQDDMSQMQDKFTYDYETIRKGGLIFAAIAFVVGMLIIFSGRFRCGRKKQLRALNDDM